The Desulfovibrio desulfuricans DSM 642 genome includes a window with the following:
- a CDS encoding 5-formyltetrahydrofolate cyclo-ligase: protein MPHIAPQGKRRLPSNATPSVPVPPSQPVNQPDAPLTCPAGNLSAVLSEAMAQARNDVRKAMRRLRVEQSPQLAEIRSKAAQSRLMESALWKNARSVALYVGVRGELGTQALLRAAWRAGMLVWLPRVRRSEPGFMDFVACSGPDQLRPGPLGLLEPHDSLPGFGPEAAGGSGAGEAYPLAPDLALLPGVAFDLTGGRLGYGGGYYDRFLEKGFTCPRVGLCFEFQLVESLPLAPWDQRVNYICTEERMLCL, encoded by the coding sequence ATGCCACACATTGCACCACAAGGAAAGAGACGCTTGCCCTCCAATGCCACACCCTCCGTGCCTGTGCCGCCCAGTCAGCCAGTGAACCAGCCGGATGCTCCGCTAACGTGCCCGGCGGGCAATCTTTCAGCCGTGCTGTCCGAGGCTATGGCTCAGGCCAGAAACGATGTGCGCAAAGCCATGCGGCGTCTGCGGGTGGAGCAGTCCCCCCAGTTGGCAGAAATCCGCAGCAAGGCGGCGCAGAGCAGGCTGATGGAATCCGCCCTGTGGAAGAATGCCCGCTCCGTGGCCCTCTATGTGGGGGTTAGGGGTGAGCTTGGCACGCAGGCATTGCTGCGCGCGGCATGGCGGGCTGGTATGCTCGTGTGGCTGCCGCGTGTGCGGCGCAGCGAACCGGGATTTATGGACTTTGTGGCCTGCAGCGGCCCGGATCAGTTGCGGCCCGGCCCTCTCGGCCTGCTTGAACCGCACGATTCCCTGCCCGGTTTCGGGCCGGAAGCGGCGGGCGGCAGCGGCGCGGGGGAAGCATACCCCCTTGCCCCCGATCTTGCGCTCCTGCCCGGTGTGGCTTTTGATCTCACTGGAGGGCGGCTGGGCTATGGCGGCGGCTATTACGACCGCTTTCTGGAAAAAGGATTCACCTGCCCCCGCGTGGGCCTGTGTTTTGAATTTCAGCTTGTGGAATCCCTGCCCCTGGCCCCCTGGGACCAGCGGGTCAACTATATATGTACTGAAGAGCGTATGCTGTGTCTGTAA
- a CDS encoding GyrI-like domain-containing protein, whose translation MNGFEIKVVDFPAKPLMGIKVRTNMAKAKEDCQALWQNFCPQMPKIYGKESYGVSIMLNAEDFDYWAAVEADEQIPAGIETTAIPSGLYARCTVPNLESIGAGYMFMYQTWLGGQQEWKLNEQAPCFELYPADWNPSMPFDLFMPVKR comes from the coding sequence ATGAACGGATTTGAAATAAAAGTTGTGGATTTTCCGGCCAAGCCGCTTATGGGCATCAAAGTGCGTACCAATATGGCAAAAGCCAAGGAAGACTGCCAGGCCCTGTGGCAGAACTTCTGTCCGCAAATGCCCAAAATTTATGGCAAGGAAAGCTACGGCGTTTCCATTATGCTCAATGCCGAGGATTTTGATTACTGGGCCGCCGTTGAGGCTGACGAACAGATTCCGGCAGGCATTGAAACAACCGCCATACCGTCCGGCTTATACGCCCGCTGCACTGTGCCAAATCTGGAAAGCATCGGTGCGGGATACATGTTCATGTACCAGACATGGCTTGGCGGGCAGCAGGAATGGAAACTGAACGAGCAGGCCCCCTGCTTTGAGCTGTACCCTGCGGACTGGAATCCGAGTATGCCGTTTGATCTGTTTATGCCGGTCAAGCGTTAG
- a CDS encoding ABC transporter substrate-binding protein, with protein MLCLVLFPAGAQAANSENSERRDSAPIVITDDTGATVTFAQPVKRVIALYGAFNEIFLALGAGDLLVARTAADGNLPELAALPAIGTHMRPNAELVLAQQPDVVLQLEGRSEAQTQTENLRSLGLKVLTFEVNSFERLFEVTETLGRLAGREDKAQALVNGWKSRVQALRSRNACKPVVRVFYEVRYPNLLAAGRGGISSEILALAGGGNVVSDSKKLVRYSEEALIAADPDAYIIQKGPMNPAPTPLAERDHYKDLRAQRAGRVLVVDEERFARPGPRALDAAEELDSWLHR; from the coding sequence ATGCTCTGTCTGGTTCTATTCCCGGCAGGAGCGCAGGCGGCTAACTCTGAAAACAGCGAACGTCGTGATTCCGCCCCTATTGTCATCACGGACGACACGGGCGCAACAGTAACCTTTGCCCAACCTGTCAAAAGGGTGATCGCGCTGTACGGAGCGTTTAACGAGATTTTTCTGGCTCTGGGCGCTGGCGACCTGCTGGTGGCGCGCACTGCTGCGGACGGCAATCTGCCGGAGCTTGCGGCCCTGCCTGCCATTGGCACGCACATGCGTCCCAATGCCGAGCTTGTGCTGGCGCAACAGCCGGATGTGGTTTTGCAGCTTGAAGGCCGCAGCGAAGCCCAGACACAGACCGAGAATCTGCGTTCCCTAGGCCTCAAGGTACTGACCTTTGAGGTAAATTCCTTTGAGCGGCTGTTTGAGGTGACGGAAACTTTGGGGCGGCTTGCCGGGCGCGAGGATAAAGCCCAGGCTCTTGTAAACGGCTGGAAGAGCCGTGTGCAGGCATTGCGCAGCCGCAATGCCTGCAAGCCCGTGGTCCGCGTCTTTTACGAGGTGCGTTATCCCAATCTGCTGGCGGCGGGGCGCGGCGGCATCAGCAGCGAAATACTTGCCCTTGCCGGGGGCGGAAACGTGGTGAGCGACAGCAAAAAGCTGGTGCGCTACAGCGAGGAAGCCCTGATTGCGGCAGACCCGGATGCGTACATTATTCAGAAAGGCCCCATGAACCCTGCGCCCACGCCTCTGGCCGAGCGCGACCATTATAAGGATTTGCGCGCCCAGCGAGCTGGCCGAGTGCTCGTGGTGGACGAAGAGCGTTTTGCCCGCCCCGGCCCCCGCGCCCTGGATGCGGCGGAAGAGCTGGATAGCTGGCTGCATCGCTGA
- the cobI gene encoding precorrin-2 C(20)-methyltransferase, translated as MNGILYGVGVGPGAPDLLTLRAVRVLGEVDVILAAASPRNDFSAALDTARPHLRADVRVLRLEFPMTRDRSVLREAWRVAAQTTRDVLESGQSAAFLTIGDPLVYSTFGYLMRTLGECAPHLAVEVIPGITSFQAAAARTRTVLCENGETLRIIPGINSRESLEDSLLQSDTAVILKAYRNLPAIAEALGATNRLESCVLASHVEQPAEKVCQGLGGACAAGETPPYMSLILSRKPQA; from the coding sequence ATGAACGGAATTCTCTACGGCGTGGGCGTCGGCCCCGGCGCGCCTGATCTTTTGACCCTGCGGGCAGTCAGGGTGTTGGGCGAGGTGGATGTTATCCTTGCGGCAGCCTCGCCCCGCAATGATTTTTCAGCGGCGCTGGACACGGCGCGCCCGCATCTGCGGGCCGATGTGCGCGTGTTGCGGCTGGAATTTCCCATGACGCGCGATCGTTCCGTGCTGCGTGAGGCGTGGCGCGTAGCGGCCCAGACTACCAGAGATGTGCTGGAAAGCGGGCAGAGCGCCGCTTTTCTGACCATTGGCGATCCTTTGGTGTACAGCACTTTTGGCTACCTCATGCGCACCCTTGGCGAATGCGCGCCGCATTTGGCGGTGGAGGTCATTCCCGGCATCACGTCCTTTCAGGCGGCAGCTGCCCGCACCCGCACCGTTTTGTGCGAAAACGGCGAGACCTTGCGCATCATACCGGGCATCAACAGCCGGGAGAGTCTGGAAGATTCCCTGCTGCAGAGTGATACTGCTGTTATTCTCAAGGCTTATCGAAATTTGCCTGCCATTGCGGAAGCCTTGGGCGCAACCAACAGGCTGGAGTCGTGCGTGCTGGCGAGCCATGTGGAGCAGCCTGCGGAGAAGGTCTGTCAGGGGCTTGGCGGAGCTTGTGCTGCGGGTGAAACTCCGCCCTATATGTCGTTGATTCTGAGCCGTAAGCCGCAGGCGTAG
- a CDS encoding polyphenol oxidase family protein: MSVSYIPFIFPGVPQVRCAFQTRAGGVSLGEFGGGNIAFTVQDKPEHVIANRHSLLEGLRPQGMTAWAELMQVHGDGFVFEPEAVACETPVTAEGDGMATERPGLGLLIKTADCQPILIAHKSGAYIAAMHAGWRGNRCDFPITGVARFCERYGLEPRDLLAVRGPSLGPGKAEFVNLGKEWGEPYLPWFDASSKTMDLWGLTRHQLERAGLLPRNIYGLDICTASNNEQFFSYRCARRSGRQASLVWIAA; the protein is encoded by the coding sequence GTGTCTGTAAGCTATATCCCCTTTATTTTTCCCGGTGTTCCGCAGGTGCGTTGCGCCTTTCAGACCCGCGCCGGAGGCGTGAGCCTTGGCGAGTTTGGCGGCGGCAACATTGCTTTTACCGTGCAGGATAAGCCCGAACACGTCATTGCCAACCGCCATAGCCTGCTGGAAGGCCTGCGCCCGCAAGGCATGACCGCCTGGGCCGAACTGATGCAGGTGCACGGCGATGGTTTTGTTTTTGAGCCGGAGGCCGTGGCCTGCGAAACGCCCGTCACGGCGGAAGGCGACGGCATGGCCACAGAGCGTCCCGGCCTTGGGCTGCTCATCAAAACGGCAGACTGCCAGCCCATCCTTATTGCCCACAAAAGCGGCGCGTACATCGCCGCCATGCATGCGGGCTGGCGTGGCAACCGCTGCGATTTCCCCATCACGGGCGTGGCCCGCTTCTGCGAACGTTACGGCCTTGAACCGCGCGATCTGCTGGCTGTGCGCGGCCCCAGCCTCGGGCCGGGCAAGGCGGAATTTGTCAATTTGGGCAAGGAGTGGGGCGAACCCTACCTGCCCTGGTTTGATGCCAGCAGCAAAACCATGGATTTGTGGGGCCTCACGCGGCACCAGCTTGAGCGCGCGGGCCTTTTGCCGCGCAACATCTATGGGCTGGACATCTGCACCGCCAGCAACAACGAGCAGTTTTTTTCCTACCGCTGCGCCAGACGCTCGGGCCGTCAGGCCAGCCTTGTGTGGATAGCAGCCTGA
- a CDS encoding AraC family transcriptional regulator, with product METLTYQQRIGLVLRHIEQHLDDRPNLEELARIACFSPYHFHRIFSSMVGESVAAYVRRLLLERAAMQLGHSPESVTQIALGAGYDSLDAFTRAFRAHQGMLPSEYRRRKGHLEVARRRDLARPLFYHEMTDLPPMNVRVEKFAPLLVAAVRHTGPYDESFPAWEKLCGALGANGLLSDASAAYGVSYDNPDITAPQKCRMDACVSLPSGLLETSVELCPLLQNEDIFLRHIGGEQEYAVLRIRGPYSLLHPAYRSLFGMWFPQSGREPYNDPGFEIYWNSPQTTPPADLLTEICIPLRPIDKP from the coding sequence ATGGAAACACTTACCTACCAGCAGCGTATAGGCCTTGTGCTGCGCCACATTGAGCAGCACCTTGATGACAGGCCAAACCTGGAAGAGCTGGCGCGCATAGCCTGTTTTTCGCCCTATCACTTTCACCGGATATTTTCATCCATGGTGGGCGAGAGCGTTGCGGCGTACGTGCGCCGTTTGTTGCTGGAACGCGCCGCTATGCAGCTTGGGCATTCCCCTGAATCTGTCACCCAGATAGCCCTTGGCGCGGGCTACGATAGCTTGGACGCATTTACGCGGGCTTTTCGGGCGCATCAGGGCATGCTGCCGTCTGAATACCGCCGCAGGAAGGGGCATCTGGAGGTTGCCCGCAGGCGCGATCTGGCGCGCCCTCTGTTTTATCATGAAATGACCGACCTCCCACCCATGAATGTACGTGTTGAAAAATTCGCACCGCTTTTGGTGGCTGCCGTGCGGCATACAGGGCCGTATGACGAGAGTTTTCCTGCATGGGAAAAACTGTGCGGCGCGCTGGGGGCCAACGGCCTGCTTTCTGATGCCTCAGCGGCTTACGGCGTGAGCTACGACAACCCGGACATCACCGCGCCCCAAAAGTGCCGCATGGATGCCTGCGTCAGCCTGCCGTCAGGATTGCTGGAAACAAGTGTCGAATTGTGCCCCCTGCTACAGAATGAGGATATTTTTTTGCGGCATATTGGCGGGGAACAGGAGTATGCCGTGTTGCGCATCAGGGGGCCGTACTCTCTGCTGCATCCGGCCTACAGGTCGCTGTTTGGCATGTGGTTCCCGCAGAGTGGACGCGAACCGTATAATGATCCGGGCTTTGAAATTTACTGGAATTCACCGCAAACGACCCCTCCCGCAGACCTGCTGACGGAAATATGCATTCCTCTCAGACCGATTGATAAGCCCTGA
- a CDS encoding Rne/Rng family ribonuclease, whose amino-acid sequence MTIDQDTPVVASQQATDASSQEVSKPKRSTTTRSKAKPAAKPASGKTASGKAASKTSGSKPAKDSSDSKGASDSKAAQAESASSKTSASKAASTAKVAGRSAGKTAKTTTAKAKKTAEPSKEISGSAADAVAPKSAAAPAAEALKAAGKTPGKAPAKAVGKTAGKAATPRKGKTTEASTTEAAATAKTAKASDRSKQEAAPQKPAAKAPKGRPAKTAAESSAKATAQVAAQTLDAAPAGTAPKSVSPASDKPAVSAALTSPAPVAQAPAKAAELSAKQASEQISDKPADAARRQNAPAAERGQSPRPAADQNVSQAASQPADKAVGTPAAQAEQDAEQAAESGSASASGDAAAGDGPRRKNRRGRRGGRGRNRKKELNGQDDAQTAEDQASTAPLDDDDDALDLADDAPEQASRAQDTRPQNAPRQNKPARQAKPQQQQQLNKPENGKPAEGGRSTEGNKAANADKAPTEAPKGKRRMFISVLPGEQVEVALAEDGQLLEYYLDMLHQRKIKGNIYKGVIHNIDTNLQAAFVSYGAGKNGFLQIDEVHPEYWLAHHEPSKGKKFPPIQKVLKAGQEVLVQVVKEPTGSKGAFLTTWLSLAGRFLVLTPGQDQIGVSRKVDDDDERSRLREMMNGIDPGQGLGVIVRTVSAGTTKTTLKNDLQYLKRVWRDIRKKATEVSAPTLIYQEPGLSERAVRDYLTEDVCEIWVDNDEVAQSVRDTVNLLFPRRKDIVRVHTDMRTPMWERFNLRRQLEQIYSREVLLPSGGRLVFDQTEALMAIDINSGKISGKGNFEAMAHKTNMEAAEAIARHLKLRDIGGQVVIDFIEMRDKKHVLEVEKTLRTAMKNDRARHDVARMSSFGLLELVRQRTGSSALAISLEPCPACGGTGMRRNIEWQALQALRELRRMISAEPKEKCVYPASPELALYLLNHKRDTLREIEQDYGKCLEIMVRP is encoded by the coding sequence ATGACTATAGACCAAGACACCCCCGTGGTCGCTTCACAGCAAGCCACGGATGCATCGTCGCAGGAAGTTTCCAAGCCCAAACGTTCAACCACAACACGCAGCAAAGCCAAACCAGCCGCCAAGCCAGCCTCTGGCAAAACAGCTTCCGGCAAGGCCGCGTCCAAAACCTCCGGATCAAAGCCCGCCAAGGATTCTTCTGATTCTAAAGGCGCTTCCGATTCCAAGGCCGCCCAGGCCGAATCAGCTTCATCCAAGACCTCGGCATCAAAAGCCGCATCAACCGCCAAGGTCGCAGGCCGCAGCGCGGGCAAAACAGCAAAGACGACTACCGCCAAAGCTAAAAAAACGGCTGAGCCCTCCAAAGAAATTTCTGGCAGCGCGGCAGATGCCGTAGCGCCCAAGTCAGCCGCCGCCCCTGCTGCTGAGGCCCTCAAGGCTGCTGGCAAAACTCCGGGCAAGGCTCCTGCCAAAGCTGTGGGCAAGACTGCGGGCAAAGCCGCAACGCCCCGCAAGGGCAAGACAACTGAAGCCAGCACAACTGAAGCTGCGGCTACGGCCAAAACTGCAAAAGCTTCTGATCGCTCCAAGCAGGAAGCCGCGCCCCAAAAGCCTGCCGCAAAGGCTCCCAAAGGTCGGCCCGCAAAAACAGCGGCAGAAAGCAGTGCAAAAGCCACTGCTCAGGTAGCTGCACAGACACTTGACGCAGCGCCTGCAGGCACAGCCCCCAAGTCCGTAAGCCCCGCATCAGACAAGCCTGCGGTTTCTGCGGCTCTCACTAGCCCGGCTCCCGTGGCTCAAGCCCCTGCAAAAGCAGCTGAGCTGAGCGCAAAGCAGGCGTCGGAACAAATTTCAGACAAACCCGCAGACGCAGCGCGGCGCCAGAACGCCCCCGCAGCGGAACGCGGTCAAAGCCCCAGACCGGCTGCCGATCAAAATGTGAGCCAGGCCGCAAGTCAGCCCGCAGACAAAGCAGTAGGCACACCTGCCGCCCAAGCGGAACAGGATGCGGAACAGGCCGCTGAAAGCGGTTCTGCATCGGCCTCCGGCGACGCCGCTGCAGGGGATGGCCCGCGCCGCAAGAATCGGCGTGGACGTCGGGGCGGGCGTGGCCGCAACCGTAAAAAAGAACTGAACGGACAGGATGACGCGCAAACCGCCGAGGATCAGGCCAGCACCGCCCCTCTCGACGATGATGACGATGCTCTTGATCTGGCCGATGACGCGCCAGAGCAGGCCAGCCGCGCGCAGGATACGCGCCCCCAGAACGCCCCCAGGCAGAACAAGCCCGCCAGGCAGGCCAAGCCACAACAGCAGCAACAGCTGAACAAGCCTGAAAACGGCAAGCCGGCTGAAGGCGGCAGATCCACAGAAGGCAACAAGGCTGCCAATGCTGACAAGGCTCCTACCGAAGCCCCCAAGGGCAAGCGGCGCATGTTCATCAGCGTGCTGCCCGGCGAACAGGTAGAAGTCGCCCTGGCTGAAGACGGCCAGTTGCTGGAATACTATCTGGACATGCTGCACCAGCGCAAAATCAAGGGCAATATTTACAAGGGTGTCATCCACAATATCGACACCAACCTTCAGGCCGCCTTTGTCAGCTACGGCGCTGGCAAGAACGGATTCCTCCAGATTGACGAGGTGCATCCCGAATACTGGCTGGCCCACCACGAACCCTCCAAGGGCAAAAAATTTCCGCCCATTCAGAAGGTGCTGAAGGCGGGTCAGGAAGTGCTGGTGCAGGTGGTCAAAGAACCCACCGGCAGCAAGGGCGCGTTTTTGACCACATGGCTTTCCCTTGCCGGGCGCTTCCTTGTGCTTACGCCGGGGCAGGATCAGATCGGCGTTTCCCGCAAGGTGGATGACGATGATGAGCGTTCGCGCCTGCGCGAAATGATGAACGGCATTGACCCCGGTCAGGGGCTTGGCGTCATTGTGCGTACTGTCAGCGCCGGAACCACCAAAACCACGCTCAAGAACGATTTGCAGTATCTCAAGCGTGTCTGGCGCGATATCCGCAAAAAGGCCACCGAGGTTTCCGCCCCGACCCTTATCTACCAGGAGCCGGGTCTTTCAGAGCGCGCCGTGCGCGACTATCTGACCGAGGACGTGTGCGAAATCTGGGTTGATAATGATGAAGTGGCGCAGAGCGTGCGTGACACCGTGAACCTGCTGTTCCCCCGCCGCAAAGATATTGTGCGGGTGCACACCGACATGCGCACCCCCATGTGGGAACGCTTTAATCTGCGCCGCCAGCTGGAGCAGATTTATTCCCGCGAAGTGCTGCTGCCCTCTGGCGGGCGTCTGGTGTTCGATCAGACGGAAGCCCTCATGGCCATCGACATCAACTCCGGCAAAATTTCCGGCAAGGGCAACTTTGAGGCCATGGCGCACAAAACCAACATGGAAGCCGCCGAAGCCATTGCCCGCCACCTCAAGCTGCGCGACATCGGCGGCCAGGTGGTGATCGACTTCATTGAAATGCGCGACAAAAAACACGTGCTTGAAGTGGAAAAAACCCTGCGCACAGCCATGAAGAATGACCGCGCACGGCACGATGTTGCCCGGATGAGTTCCTTCGGCCTGCTGGAACTGGTGCGCCAGCGCACTGGCTCCTCGGCTTTGGCCATCTCGCTTGAACCTTGCCCCGCCTGCGGCGGCACAGGCATGCGTCGCAATATTGAGTGGCAGGCATTACAGGCCCTGCGCGAACTGCGCCGCATGATCAGCGCAGAGCCCAAGGAAAAATGCGTATACCCGGCAAGCCCGGAACTGGCCCTGTATCTGCTGAACCACAAGCGCGACACCCTGCGCGAGATTGAGCAGGATTATGGTAAATGTCTGGAAATAATGGTTCGTCCTTAG
- a CDS encoding metallophosphoesterase has translation MPSADSQDFLWIAVGDIHDEPERFAQIPELSQADGIIVTGDLTITGGVKQAELVMSALCVHDIPVLAQIGNMDRPEVDQWLSEKGWNLHAVTRELTPEIAIFGVGASTFTPFGTPSEFPESAFSAWLETCWQKARHYPHSVLVSHNPPKDTACDMIPGGIHVGSTAVREFLEEAQPDICLCGHIHESRAMDRVGRTLVVNPGMLAQGGYVLLRSNSGQLSAELKMLED, from the coding sequence ATGCCAAGCGCCGACTCTCAGGATTTTCTCTGGATCGCCGTGGGCGACATCCACGACGAGCCTGAACGTTTTGCCCAGATACCGGAACTCTCGCAGGCTGACGGCATTATCGTTACCGGCGACCTGACCATCACCGGCGGCGTCAAGCAGGCAGAGCTGGTCATGAGCGCCCTGTGCGTCCACGACATCCCCGTGCTGGCTCAGATCGGCAACATGGACAGGCCTGAAGTTGACCAGTGGCTGAGCGAAAAAGGCTGGAATCTCCACGCCGTCACTCGTGAGCTTACGCCCGAAATCGCCATTTTTGGCGTTGGGGCCTCCACATTTACGCCCTTTGGCACGCCGAGCGAATTTCCGGAATCCGCATTTTCCGCGTGGCTTGAAACCTGCTGGCAAAAAGCCCGCCACTATCCGCACAGCGTGCTTGTTTCGCACAATCCGCCCAAGGATACCGCTTGCGACATGATCCCCGGCGGCATTCATGTGGGTTCCACAGCCGTGCGCGAATTTCTTGAAGAAGCCCAGCCGGACATCTGCCTGTGCGGGCATATCCACGAATCGCGCGCCATGGACCGCGTGGGCCGCACCCTTGTGGTCAACCCCGGCATGCTTGCGCAGGGCGGCTACGTGCTGCTGCGCTCCAATTCGGGCCAGCTCTCCGCCGAACTCAAGATGCTTGAAGACTAA
- a CDS encoding FecCD family ABC transporter permease → MTRTTASSPSSYPQTRRLWPVFTGLVVVWLVSLPLACLPGPVPLSAQSVFRALAALAGFAATPDDPALTGVVVSIRLARVCLAALCGGALAMAGAALQGVLRNPLADPFTLGISAGAACGASMAIALGGPLVAMLGSIPWLGGVPGLVGFSHAGLVAPAALIGALAALGGALWLGRGDGAFSRESVILAGIAVAAFLGALVALVKALNEESVTSIVFWIMGSFQGRGWSSLPLLLATLVPGLLATAFGWRSLDVLALGDEQAAQTGLDVGRARLWLLAGASCMTAGCVAVAGVIGFVGLVVPHVLRLLLGWGHGPLLTAAFLGGGVLLVWADVLARCVLSGGQELPVGVVTALLGGPFFALLVRRR, encoded by the coding sequence ATGACCAGAACGACCGCATCTTCTCCCTCCTCCTACCCGCAAACCCGCAGGCTGTGGCCGGTTTTTACCGGTCTTGTGGTCGTGTGGCTTGTTTCGCTGCCGCTGGCCTGTTTGCCGGGGCCAGTGCCCTTGAGCGCGCAGAGCGTGTTTCGCGCTTTGGCGGCATTGGCAGGCTTTGCGGCCACGCCCGATGATCCGGCCCTGACCGGAGTTGTGGTGAGCATCCGCCTTGCCCGGGTGTGCCTGGCCGCCCTGTGCGGCGGCGCTCTGGCTATGGCTGGGGCAGCATTGCAAGGCGTGTTGCGCAATCCGCTGGCTGATCCCTTTACTCTGGGCATTTCCGCCGGGGCTGCCTGCGGGGCCAGTATGGCTATAGCCCTTGGCGGGCCGCTGGTCGCCATGCTGGGGAGCATCCCGTGGCTGGGCGGCGTGCCGGGGCTGGTCGGGTTCAGCCATGCCGGGCTGGTGGCCCCTGCGGCCCTGATCGGCGCGCTGGCGGCACTTGGCGGCGCACTGTGGCTTGGGCGCGGCGACGGCGCATTCAGCCGGGAGAGCGTTATCCTTGCGGGCATTGCCGTGGCTGCATTTTTGGGGGCGCTGGTGGCCCTTGTGAAGGCCCTCAACGAGGAATCCGTAACCAGCATCGTGTTCTGGATCATGGGTTCCTTTCAGGGCCGGGGCTGGAGCAGTCTGCCTCTCTTGCTGGCGACCCTTGTACCGGGCTTGCTGGCAACGGCCTTTGGCTGGCGCTCCCTGGACGTGCTTGCCCTAGGCGATGAACAGGCCGCTCAAACAGGCCTTGATGTGGGCCGCGCCCGCCTGTGGCTGCTGGCCGGGGCAAGCTGCATGACAGCTGGCTGCGTGGCCGTGGCCGGGGTGATTGGATTTGTGGGGCTGGTGGTGCCGCACGTGTTGCGTTTGCTGCTGGGCTGGGGGCACGGCCCCTTGCTGACTGCGGCCTTTTTGGGCGGCGGGGTGCTGCTGGTCTGGGCGGATGTGCTGGCCCGTTGCGTGCTTTCCGGCGGACAGGAACTGCCCGTGGGCGTGGTCACAGCCTTGCTTGGCGGGCCGTTTTTTGCCCTGCTGGTGCGGAGGCGCTGA
- a CDS encoding ABC transporter ATP-binding protein — protein MLRPDQDIRHEGRTAPPVLRIAGVRAGYGGQSVLHEAGFTLHAGECAALLGPNGSGKTTLLRALSGVLMPQAGTIEIQGRPLAALKPRERARMVAVVPQRGQLPQGLTARQMVLLGRFAHLSWLGAYGREDYAAADRALEETGAAPLAHRRLTELSGGELQRVLLARALAQESPLLLLDELAAGLDWARMVDLFNLLERRRAAGACVFMAVHDCNLAALYATRLMGLRDGNLVFDGPVAKVFTEENLGALYNIPICVLPHPRWGLPQALLASAKGPWSGEKSAAPAASVDDVVSDALSGSIPGRSAGG, from the coding sequence ATGCTGCGGCCTGACCAAGATATTCGCCATGAGGGGCGCACAGCACCGCCTGTGCTGCGTATTGCCGGGGTGCGCGCCGGATACGGCGGGCAGAGCGTGCTGCACGAGGCGGGCTTTACCCTGCACGCCGGAGAGTGCGCCGCCCTGCTTGGCCCCAATGGCAGCGGCAAAACAACGCTGCTGCGCGCCCTTTCGGGGGTGCTGATGCCGCAGGCTGGCACCATTGAGATTCAGGGGCGTCCGCTGGCGGCATTGAAGCCGCGAGAGCGCGCCCGCATGGTGGCGGTGGTGCCGCAGCGAGGGCAGTTGCCGCAGGGCCTTACCGCACGGCAGATGGTGCTGCTCGGACGTTTTGCCCATCTTTCGTGGCTTGGGGCCTATGGGCGGGAAGACTATGCGGCGGCAGACCGGGCGCTTGAAGAAACCGGGGCCGCGCCGCTTGCACACCGCAGGCTCACCGAACTTTCGGGCGGCGAGTTGCAAAGGGTTTTGCTGGCCCGCGCCCTTGCGCAGGAAAGCCCGCTCCTGCTGCTGGACGAACTGGCCGCAGGGCTGGACTGGGCGCGCATGGTTGATCTGTTCAACCTGCTTGAACGCCGCCGCGCCGCCGGAGCCTGCGTGTTCATGGCCGTGCACGACTGCAATCTGGCTGCCCTCTACGCCACGCGCCTCATGGGGCTGCGGGACGGAAATCTGGTTTTTGACGGGCCGGTAGCAAAGGTTTTTACAGAGGAGAATCTCGGTGCGCTTTACAACATACCCATCTGCGTGTTGCCCCACCCAAGGTGGGGGTTGCCCCAGGCCCTGCTTGCCAGCGCAAAAGGCCCGTGGAGCGGGGAAAAATCTGCTGCCCCGGCGGCCTCTGTTGATGACGTTGTGTCTGATGCTCTGTCTGGTTCTATTCCCGGCAGGAGCGCAGGCGGCTAA